A genomic segment from Paramixta manurensis encodes:
- a CDS encoding DUF2509 family protein, producing the protein MRRQQGGVVPGMIMLILLLGTALLNASRQQLNASLALVADERQAIIGFRQAQSALTWGLTLRWAALPGWQCQYQAQYNWRACLLRPQANRGLLRAEQPTQGEATLALFHWVIPTAQGGIQAAKGGWVDFCPLSEEERCEAETTSSERL; encoded by the coding sequence ATGAGGCGGCAACAAGGCGGCGTAGTGCCGGGAATGATTATGCTGATTTTATTGCTTGGTACAGCGTTACTCAATGCCAGCCGGCAGCAGTTAAACGCCTCATTAGCGCTGGTGGCGGATGAACGTCAGGCGATTATCGGTTTCCGGCAAGCTCAGTCCGCATTAACTTGGGGGCTAACGTTGCGTTGGGCGGCGCTGCCAGGATGGCAGTGCCAATATCAGGCACAATATAACTGGCGGGCGTGCTTATTGAGGCCGCAGGCTAATCGCGGGCTATTGCGCGCAGAGCAACCCACGCAGGGGGAGGCGACGCTGGCGTTATTTCACTGGGTAATCCCTACGGCGCAAGGGGGTATCCAGGCAGCGAAAGGCGGGTGGGTTGATTTCTGTCCGCTCAGCGAGGAGGAGAGATGTGAGGCGGAAACCACCTCGTCAGAGCGGCTTTAG
- a CDS encoding MFS transporter has protein sequence MKTSDLNQHPLLNKLGIPPALAWGYIAVLIFMIGDGVESNYLAPYLSKNGFTLDIAATIIAFYGITVTIGSWLAGSLSTLIGPRRVMLVGGLIWVIFEALFLSIALPNKNLTLTLLTYGLRGVAYPMFAYAFLVWIQAAAPTDMRGSATGWFWLSFTGGLPTLGSLVAIFSIGVMGEYATFWLSLGLVACGVVIMLVAVKERSGYAPLLDEAHRDKSTVRILMGGIDILWRRPRIAAAAVVRIINTTPYFGFFIFLPGFFTDKIGFSQTEYLSLITIMGLVGMSFNPVIGKLSDRIGWRRVLTFFGGIGSAISMLLMYFVPQWTHGNFFLCVVFACLYGITLCGYVPAAALFSSLCDTKDKGNSMAIYCFAAGLSTFFGPALYGILNTLFGTNGVVWVYASLYIVSALLSWFFLLSPLDPGEQNNPAALRVRILDSVPSK, from the coding sequence ATGAAAACATCAGACCTGAATCAACATCCCCTGCTGAATAAACTCGGCATCCCACCGGCTCTCGCCTGGGGGTATATTGCTGTCTTGATCTTTATGATTGGCGATGGCGTTGAATCAAATTACCTGGCGCCTTACCTGAGTAAAAATGGCTTCACGCTGGATATTGCGGCGACGATCATCGCTTTTTATGGCATTACTGTCACCATCGGTTCCTGGCTGGCGGGTTCGCTATCAACGCTAATTGGTCCGCGCCGCGTCATGCTGGTGGGCGGCCTGATTTGGGTGATCTTTGAGGCGCTGTTCCTCAGCATTGCGCTACCTAACAAAAACCTTACCCTCACGCTACTGACCTACGGTTTGCGTGGCGTGGCCTATCCAATGTTTGCCTATGCGTTTCTGGTTTGGATTCAGGCAGCGGCGCCGACCGATATGCGCGGCTCCGCCACCGGCTGGTTTTGGCTCTCCTTTACCGGCGGCCTACCAACACTGGGGTCACTGGTGGCGATTTTTTCAATCGGTGTCATGGGGGAATACGCTACTTTCTGGCTGTCGTTGGGATTAGTAGCCTGCGGCGTGGTAATTATGCTGGTGGCGGTGAAAGAACGCAGCGGCTACGCGCCGTTACTGGATGAAGCGCATCGCGATAAGAGCACCGTGCGCATTCTGATGGGCGGTATTGATATTTTGTGGCGTCGTCCGCGTATTGCCGCTGCGGCGGTGGTACGCATCATCAACACCACGCCTTATTTCGGCTTCTTTATTTTCCTGCCCGGCTTTTTCACCGACAAAATTGGGTTTAGCCAAACCGAATACCTGTCGCTAATTACCATTATGGGGCTGGTCGGCATGAGCTTTAACCCGGTTATCGGCAAGCTGAGCGACCGTATTGGCTGGCGCCGTGTGCTGACCTTTTTCGGCGGCATTGGCTCGGCGATTTCCATGTTGCTGATGTATTTTGTTCCGCAGTGGACACATGGCAATTTCTTCCTGTGCGTGGTGTTCGCTTGCCTGTATGGCATTACGCTCTGCGGTTATGTTCCTGCCGCCGCGCTGTTTTCCTCCCTGTGCGACACCAAAGATAAAGGCAACTCGATGGCGATCTACTGCTTTGCGGCTGGGTTATCGACCTTTTTCGGACCGGCACTGTACGGCATTCTCAATACACTGTTCGGCACCAATGGCGTGGTGTGGGTTTACGCTTCGCTGTATATCGTCAGCGCGTTGCTCTCGTGGTTCTTCCTGCTCAGCCCGCTCGACCCCGGCGAGCAAAATAACCCGGCGGCTTTGCGGGTACGCATTCTGGATTCCGTTCCTTCAAAATAA
- a CDS encoding GMC family oxidoreductase: protein MKEYDYIIVGGGSSGCIVAARLVREQRARVLLLEAGSGHYNPVLKMPAGYMKYLASDAYLTMHQTEPQPQLDGRGVIVPQAKVLGGGSTVNAMVYMRGHTQDYDDWNAHVAGSGIDWSWQTLLPHFTAIEDNDHLGAPNHGVGGPMKVSHLGHFSPLSRAYVKTMQGLGIPYTPDFNTGNPFGVGFMQHTIDWKTRKRCSVVDAFIEPLRDDVNLFIETNAQVEEILFEGDRAVGVRYQRKGVSESARATREVILSAGAYQTPKILMLSGIGPKQHLEEQGITVRLDLPGVGQNLQDHYEVPVVATTNGAFGYYGQDKGWPMVKAGLQYMLFKSGPVTTTGVETCAFFDPLDFNATPTIQMFCVPTVYLDRDVMGQDPGHGVTVNSLLLRPKATGRVWLRSRDPADLPHVDTQIFGHPDDLARTIAGFRFARQVVNALPLHEMIEKEIFPGEETLSDEAIAAHCKRMVKTGYHPVGTCRMGSDDDPMAVLTADLRVRGIRGLRVVDASMMPNIISGNTNAIVMAVAHRAADFIMNFEVVDNIAAGQPEGEVA from the coding sequence ATGAAAGAATATGACTACATCATTGTCGGCGGCGGTAGCTCCGGTTGCATCGTCGCCGCCAGGCTGGTTCGGGAGCAACGCGCGCGCGTGCTGCTGCTGGAAGCCGGCAGCGGCCACTATAATCCGGTACTGAAAATGCCGGCGGGCTATATGAAATATTTGGCCAGTGACGCTTACCTGACCATGCACCAGACCGAACCACAGCCGCAACTGGATGGGCGCGGCGTTATTGTTCCGCAGGCAAAAGTGTTAGGTGGCGGCAGCACGGTTAATGCCATGGTGTATATGCGTGGACATACTCAGGATTATGACGACTGGAATGCGCACGTTGCTGGCAGCGGTATTGATTGGTCATGGCAAACCTTGCTGCCGCATTTTACCGCCATTGAAGATAATGACCATCTTGGCGCGCCCAATCACGGTGTTGGCGGGCCAATGAAGGTCTCGCACCTCGGCCATTTTAGCCCACTAAGCCGCGCGTATGTCAAAACGATGCAGGGCTTAGGGATCCCGTATACCCCAGACTTCAACACCGGAAACCCGTTTGGGGTCGGCTTTATGCAGCACACCATTGACTGGAAAACCCGCAAGCGTTGCAGCGTGGTGGATGCATTTATTGAGCCGTTGCGGGACGACGTTAATTTGTTTATTGAGACCAATGCGCAGGTTGAAGAAATCCTCTTTGAGGGCGATCGCGCAGTTGGCGTGCGTTATCAGCGTAAGGGCGTTAGTGAGTCTGCCCGCGCTACGCGCGAGGTTATTCTGTCGGCGGGTGCCTATCAGACGCCAAAAATCCTGATGCTTTCCGGTATCGGGCCGAAGCAGCATCTGGAAGAGCAAGGCATCACGGTGCGTTTAGATTTACCCGGCGTCGGGCAGAATTTGCAGGATCACTACGAGGTCCCGGTGGTGGCGACCACTAACGGCGCCTTTGGCTATTATGGCCAGGACAAAGGGTGGCCAATGGTGAAAGCGGGCTTGCAGTATATGCTGTTTAAATCCGGCCCGGTGACCACCACTGGCGTCGAAACTTGTGCTTTCTTCGATCCGCTGGATTTTAACGCGACGCCGACCATTCAAATGTTTTGTGTCCCAACGGTGTACCTTGATCGCGATGTGATGGGGCAAGACCCCGGTCATGGCGTGACGGTCAACTCATTGTTGCTGCGGCCTAAAGCGACCGGACGAGTTTGGTTGCGCTCGCGCGATCCGGCAGATCTTCCGCATGTCGATACACAAATCTTTGGTCATCCTGACGATCTGGCGCGGACAATCGCCGGATTTCGTTTTGCCCGCCAGGTTGTTAACGCGTTGCCGCTGCATGAAATGATCGAAAAAGAGATCTTTCCTGGCGAAGAAACGCTATCTGATGAAGCGATCGCCGCGCATTGCAAACGCATGGTGAAAACCGGTTATCACCCGGTGGGTACCTGCCGTATGGGGAGCGACGACGATCCGATGGCGGTACTGACCGCCGACCTGCGGGTACGCGGCATACGCGGGTTGCGGGTGGTGGATGCCTCAATGATGCCAAACATTATTAGTGGCAATACTAACGCTATCGTGATGGCGGTGGCGCACCGCGCCGCAGACTTCATTATGAATTTTGAGGTGGTGGATAACATTGCCGCCGGACAACCGGAAGGAGAAGTCGCATGA
- a CDS encoding SDR family oxidoreductase: MSERLKGKTAIVTGGGSGIGSAIATLFAQQGAQLALIDLNLDASQPLAETLQRETGLRCIALQADVTDEAALKRCVAETEERLGPVDILINCAGINVFRDPLTMEDADWQRCLAVNLKGPWNGIRAVLPGMVARQYGHIVNIASVHGHKIIPGAFPYPVAKHGLIGLTRSLGVEYASQGIRINSISPGLIMTPAAEAWLESCDDPTAERQRQTDILPCKRIGEPVEVAYTALFLASDEARFINATDIVMDGGRSQLYHE, translated from the coding sequence ATGTCTGAACGATTAAAAGGAAAGACCGCCATTGTTACCGGCGGCGGCAGCGGCATTGGTAGCGCGATTGCCACGTTGTTTGCTCAGCAGGGCGCGCAGTTGGCGCTTATCGACCTGAATTTGGATGCCAGTCAGCCGCTTGCCGAAACCTTGCAACGGGAAACCGGTTTACGCTGTATTGCGCTACAGGCTGATGTGACGGACGAGGCCGCGTTAAAACGTTGCGTGGCGGAAACGGAAGAACGGCTGGGGCCGGTGGATATTTTAATCAACTGTGCGGGGATTAATGTCTTTCGCGATCCGCTCACTATGGAAGATGCGGACTGGCAGCGTTGCCTTGCGGTGAATTTAAAAGGGCCGTGGAATGGTATCCGCGCGGTATTGCCCGGCATGGTCGCTCGTCAATACGGGCATATTGTCAATATTGCCTCGGTACACGGGCATAAAATTATTCCCGGCGCGTTTCCTTATCCGGTAGCGAAACACGGGTTAATTGGCCTGACGCGTTCGCTGGGCGTGGAGTACGCCAGCCAGGGAATTCGTATCAATAGTATTTCGCCCGGATTGATTATGACGCCAGCGGCGGAAGCCTGGCTGGAAAGCTGTGACGATCCGACGGCGGAGCGCCAGCGGCAAACGGATATTTTGCCCTGTAAACGGATTGGCGAACCGGTGGAGGTGGCTTATACCGCACTGTTCCTCGCTTCCGATGAAGCACGGTTTATTAATGCCACCGATATTGTGATGGATGGTGGGCGCAGCCAGCTTTATCACGAATAA
- the lgt gene encoding prolipoprotein diacylglyceryl transferase yields MNNGYLAFPQFDPVIFSIGPISLHWYGLMYLVGFLFAMWLAVRRANKPGSGWKKEEVENLLYAGFLGVFLGGRIGYVLFYNLPLFLDNPLYLFKVWDGGMSFHGGLIGVILVMFWFAHRTKRTFFQVSDFIAPLIPFGLGAGRLGNFINGELWGRVAPDLPWAMLFPGSRSEDVALIATHPQWQSLLNTYGVLPRHPSQLYELLLEGVVLFIILNLFIRKPRPMGSVSGLFLIGYGAFRIIVEFFRQPDAQLGLFDGVISMGQILSLPMILAGVIMMIWAYRRRPQQQLS; encoded by the coding sequence ATGAATAACGGCTATCTGGCTTTCCCCCAATTTGACCCGGTAATTTTCTCCATCGGGCCTATTTCTTTACACTGGTACGGTTTGATGTACTTAGTCGGCTTTCTGTTCGCGATGTGGCTGGCGGTACGGCGCGCGAATAAACCGGGCAGCGGCTGGAAAAAAGAAGAAGTGGAAAACCTGCTGTATGCCGGTTTCCTTGGCGTATTTCTCGGCGGTCGTATTGGCTACGTTCTGTTTTATAACTTGCCGCTATTTCTTGATAATCCACTGTATTTATTTAAAGTCTGGGATGGCGGAATGTCATTCCACGGCGGTCTGATTGGCGTTATCCTCGTCATGTTTTGGTTTGCGCACCGCACCAAACGTACCTTCTTTCAAGTGTCCGATTTTATTGCGCCGCTGATTCCGTTTGGGCTCGGCGCGGGGCGTCTGGGTAACTTTATTAATGGCGAATTGTGGGGCCGCGTTGCGCCGGACCTGCCGTGGGCGATGCTGTTCCCCGGCTCGCGTAGCGAAGATGTAGCGCTGATTGCCACTCATCCGCAGTGGCAATCACTGTTGAACACCTACGGCGTGTTGCCGCGTCATCCTTCACAACTGTATGAGTTGTTGTTAGAGGGCGTGGTGCTGTTTATTATTCTCAACCTGTTTATTCGCAAACCGCGCCCGATGGGGAGCGTGTCTGGCTTGTTCCTGATTGGCTACGGCGCTTTCCGTATTATTGTCGAATTTTTCCGGCAACCGGATGCGCAGCTAGGTTTGTTTGATGGCGTGATCAGTATGGGGCAGATTTTGTCGCTGCCGATGATTTTGGCCGGTGTAATTATGATGATTTGGGCCTATCGTCGACGCCCGCAGCAGCAACTTTCGTGA
- a CDS encoding prepilin-type N-terminal cleavage/methylation domain-containing protein yields the protein MRRKPPRQSGFSLPEILLSLLLFSIGLVALLHYNQALTAGFLMQWQQRQAWRYAALRLEGYEPAGWRTLLSESGRIAACRLVTVRVISPRGREARLDSLYCERTPLTHLQ from the coding sequence GTGAGGCGGAAACCACCTCGTCAGAGCGGCTTTAGCCTGCCGGAAATATTGCTCTCGTTACTGCTGTTTTCTATCGGTTTGGTGGCGTTATTGCATTATAACCAGGCGTTGACCGCCGGGTTTCTCATGCAATGGCAGCAACGGCAGGCGTGGCGTTATGCCGCGCTTCGTCTTGAGGGCTATGAGCCGGCGGGGTGGCGCACTCTGTTGAGTGAGAGCGGCAGAATTGCGGCGTGTCGGTTAGTAACCGTGCGGGTCATTTCACCGCGCGGTCGTGAGGCGCGGCTGGATTCGCTGTATTGTGAGCGCACGCCGCTAACGCACCTGCAATAA
- a CDS encoding M24 family metallopeptidase, with amino-acid sequence MTEKLKRLQQALADWQVDALLLTRRDNIAWLTEGASYYVVERAESGVASLLITADAVTLIAPDNELPRILAEEPLPFAAKTLSYPWYVSRQQTMASLAIPRLGSDTPLPGAKDLEPAMVIARCGLNKNERQRFAELGRETAEIVEAIARGVSAGVSEQEIEARILHDCLARAIRPVCTLIAVDERIAAYKHPTPGPTRLRQQLLITLGAERQGLNVSLTRMVHIGEPSEQARQRLRAVAEIHADIMVASRAERSWQAIFTDVQAAYARHGHAEGWQVHHQGGPAGYGCRDFIVTPESEGALHVNQALAWNPTLSGVKSEDTALLTTEGLSWLTRTGNWPMMTLTRGEARREFADWLVV; translated from the coding sequence ATGACGGAAAAGTTGAAGCGTTTGCAACAGGCGCTGGCCGATTGGCAAGTTGATGCATTGCTATTAACACGCCGTGACAATATTGCCTGGTTAACCGAAGGGGCGAGCTATTACGTAGTTGAACGGGCCGAGTCAGGCGTAGCCAGCCTTCTGATTACCGCTGATGCGGTGACACTGATTGCGCCAGACAACGAATTACCGCGGATTTTAGCCGAAGAACCGTTGCCCTTTGCGGCAAAAACGCTGAGTTATCCCTGGTATGTCTCGCGTCAGCAGACCATGGCGTCACTTGCTATTCCACGCCTGGGTAGCGATACACCGTTGCCTGGCGCGAAAGATCTCGAACCGGCAATGGTTATCGCTCGCTGTGGTTTGAATAAAAATGAAAGGCAACGTTTTGCCGAACTAGGGCGAGAAACCGCAGAAATAGTTGAAGCGATCGCACGCGGCGTTAGCGCGGGGGTTAGCGAACAAGAGATTGAAGCGCGTATCTTACATGATTGCCTGGCACGCGCGATTCGTCCGGTATGTACCTTAATTGCCGTTGATGAACGGATCGCCGCTTACAAGCACCCAACGCCAGGCCCAACGCGCCTACGTCAGCAATTACTGATTACGCTAGGCGCGGAGCGGCAGGGGTTAAATGTCAGCCTGACGCGCATGGTTCATATTGGTGAACCCAGTGAGCAGGCACGTCAGCGTCTACGCGCGGTGGCGGAAATTCATGCCGACATTATGGTCGCCTCGCGCGCAGAACGCAGTTGGCAGGCCATTTTTACCGATGTTCAGGCGGCCTATGCGCGTCATGGGCATGCTGAAGGTTGGCAGGTTCATCATCAAGGCGGTCCTGCCGGTTATGGTTGCCGGGATTTTATTGTGACGCCGGAGAGCGAAGGGGCGTTGCACGTTAATCAGGCGTTGGCCTGGAACCCAACGCTCAGCGGCGTAAAAAGCGAAGATACCGCCTTACTGACCACCGAGGGATTGAGTTGGCTGACGCGGACCGGGAACTGGCCGATGATGACGCTAACGCGTGGTGAAGCGCGTCGGGAATTCGCCGACTGGTTGGTGGTGTAG
- a CDS encoding MBL fold metallo-hydrolase, whose protein sequence is MTYSLRSQQQLAQELQQTQVPAGALAIWSLGQAGMVLKNTAGDLLAIDPYLSYAIEENHPGTEFTRSFPPVLPPQALAVCDAVLISHFHDDHMDMGTLEPLAEANASLPFYIPSPDAETLRRDNAAVERNVRLAITGERFQVGQFSIKPIAAAHSEYEKNAAGHDRYLGYFIQCDGIGFYFSGDTLVTDLLQQELSQLAPDIAALPINGGDYARGARGIMPNMSFRDAADLNHLLQSDLLLPFHFDLFTCNSDNPSYFVDYMMSHYPGEKFHLMMPGERFIYMK, encoded by the coding sequence ATGACATATTCACTACGCAGCCAGCAGCAACTGGCGCAGGAATTACAGCAGACGCAGGTTCCTGCGGGCGCGTTGGCTATCTGGAGCCTGGGCCAGGCCGGGATGGTACTCAAAAATACCGCCGGTGACCTGCTAGCGATTGACCCCTATCTCAGTTATGCGATTGAAGAAAATCACCCCGGTACCGAGTTTACCCGCAGTTTCCCGCCGGTATTGCCGCCGCAGGCACTGGCGGTGTGTGACGCGGTACTGATCTCCCACTTCCACGATGACCATATGGATATGGGGACGCTGGAACCGTTAGCTGAGGCTAACGCGTCACTACCGTTTTATATTCCTTCGCCAGATGCAGAAACGCTGCGCCGTGATAATGCCGCGGTGGAAAGGAACGTTCGCCTGGCAATAACCGGCGAACGTTTTCAGGTTGGTCAGTTTTCCATTAAGCCGATTGCTGCCGCGCACAGCGAATATGAAAAAAATGCCGCAGGACACGATCGCTATTTAGGCTATTTCATTCAGTGCGATGGCATAGGTTTCTATTTCAGCGGCGATACGCTGGTCACCGATCTATTACAGCAAGAGCTAAGTCAGTTAGCGCCCGACATCGCGGCATTGCCAATTAACGGTGGCGATTATGCACGTGGCGCGCGTGGCATTATGCCGAATATGAGTTTTCGCGATGCGGCTGATTTAAATCACCTGCTACAGAGCGATCTGTTATTACCATTTCACTTCGATCTCTTTACCTGCAATAGCGATAACCCCAGCTATTTCGTCGACTATATGATGTCGCATTATCCGGGGGAGAAATTCCATTTGATGATGCCGGGCGAACGCTTTATCTACATGAAGTAA
- a CDS encoding prepilin peptidase-dependent protein, giving the protein MESIAQNTVLPLATNPIKTEADGMKINSAQGYTLIELLIVLTIAGLLSIGSLAGWQSWQQRQRLNDTARQLQRFLHGVRIFASWHNTAQRLWLKQGTRWCLGSGMMPENRCEPGRRLQLVAPHPTVKITAVIGEPGFFGLRDVARPGSIVFSDGHVTWRVVISSRGRIRLCKTEQESCL; this is encoded by the coding sequence GTGGAAAGCATTGCGCAAAACACCGTACTGCCACTGGCGACCAATCCGATAAAAACCGAAGCTGATGGGATGAAAATTAACTCTGCGCAAGGATATACCTTAATCGAGTTGCTAATCGTGCTGACCATCGCCGGGCTATTGAGCATCGGCAGCTTGGCCGGTTGGCAGAGCTGGCAACAACGGCAACGTTTAAATGACACCGCCCGGCAACTTCAGCGTTTCTTGCATGGTGTGCGCATCTTTGCCAGTTGGCATAACACTGCACAGCGCCTGTGGCTGAAACAAGGCACGCGTTGGTGCCTTGGCAGCGGGATGATGCCTGAAAACAGATGTGAACCCGGACGGCGTCTGCAACTGGTTGCTCCCCACCCTACGGTGAAGATTACCGCGGTTATCGGCGAGCCGGGCTTCTTCGGCCTGCGGGATGTCGCCAGGCCGGGCAGCATCGTCTTTAGCGATGGGCACGTCACGTGGCGCGTGGTTATCTCATCACGTGGTCGTATCAGGTTATGTAAAACGGAGCAGGAATCGTGTCTGTGA
- the ddpX gene encoding D-alanyl-D-alanine dipeptidase: protein MSSEVELVDIAVSFPQIHIDLKYATPDNITGRTLYSEARCLLHPDAARALARSVEIARMAGLIMVVYDAWRPQKAQELLWQACPDPQYVVAASLGSNHSRGTAVDVTLMDAHQQVLDMGTGFDEMTPRSHPYHPGVAPEAQRNRLLLNAIMAAGGFVGIKSEWWHFELPDSSRYPLLSDRFGCLTVPTQPTADSV from the coding sequence ATGAGCAGTGAAGTTGAGTTAGTCGATATTGCGGTGTCATTCCCGCAAATTCATATTGATTTGAAATATGCCACGCCGGATAACATCACTGGCCGAACACTGTATAGCGAGGCGCGTTGTCTGCTTCATCCGGATGCCGCCCGTGCATTGGCGCGCAGTGTAGAGATTGCCCGCATGGCGGGGTTAATCATGGTAGTTTATGATGCCTGGCGGCCGCAAAAAGCGCAGGAACTCTTGTGGCAAGCCTGTCCGGACCCGCAGTATGTGGTGGCGGCATCGCTGGGTTCTAACCACAGCCGCGGCACGGCGGTTGATGTCACGCTGATGGATGCGCATCAGCAGGTTTTAGATATGGGAACCGGTTTCGACGAAATGACCCCGCGCTCGCACCCCTATCACCCCGGCGTTGCGCCGGAAGCACAGCGCAACCGCTTATTATTAAACGCGATTATGGCGGCCGGTGGGTTTGTCGGTATCAAAAGCGAGTGGTGGCACTTCGAACTGCCCGACTCCTCTCGTTATCCGTTATTAAGCGATCGTTTCGGCTGTCTAACCGTGCCGACGCAACCCACCGCCGATTCGGTTTAA
- the thyA gene encoding thymidylate synthase gives MKQYLDLMRKVLDEGTPKNDRTGTGTLSIFGHQMRFNLQDGFPLVTTKRCHLRSIIHELLWFLKGDTNIGYLKQNNVSIWDEWADEQGDLGPVYGKQWRAWGAADGRQIDQLSKVLEQLKNDPDSRRIIVSSWNVGELDSMALAPCHAFFQFYVADGKLSCQLYQRSCDVFLGLPFNIASYALLVHMVAQQCDLAVGDFVWTGGDTHLYSNHLEQTHLQLSREPRPLPTLKIKCKPASLFDYCFDDFEIEGYDPHPAIKAPVAV, from the coding sequence ATGAAACAGTATCTGGATTTAATGCGCAAAGTGCTGGATGAAGGCACGCCAAAGAATGACCGTACCGGCACGGGCACGCTGTCGATTTTTGGCCATCAGATGCGTTTCAACCTACAAGATGGTTTTCCGCTGGTTACCACCAAACGTTGCCATCTCCGCTCGATTATTCATGAATTGCTGTGGTTCCTGAAGGGCGACACCAATATTGGTTACCTCAAACAGAACAACGTGTCGATTTGGGATGAGTGGGCAGATGAGCAGGGCGATCTTGGCCCGGTTTATGGTAAGCAATGGCGGGCGTGGGGCGCGGCGGATGGCCGTCAGATCGATCAACTGAGTAAGGTGCTGGAGCAGTTGAAAAACGATCCGGATTCGCGCCGTATTATCGTCTCCTCGTGGAACGTGGGCGAGTTGGATAGCATGGCGTTGGCGCCGTGCCATGCGTTCTTCCAGTTCTATGTCGCCGATGGAAAACTCTCTTGCCAGCTTTATCAGCGCTCGTGCGATGTGTTCCTCGGCCTGCCGTTTAATATTGCCAGTTATGCCTTGTTAGTCCATATGGTGGCGCAGCAGTGTGATTTGGCAGTGGGGGATTTTGTGTGGACCGGCGGCGATACGCATCTGTACAGTAACCACCTTGAACAGACCCATTTACAGCTTAGCCGTGAGCCACGTCCATTACCGACGTTGAAAATTAAATGTAAACCCGCTTCACTGTTTGATTACTGTTTCGATGATTTCGAAATTGAAGGTTACGATCCCCATCCGGCGATTAAAGCTCCGGTTGCGGTGTAA
- a CDS encoding prepilin peptidase-dependent protein has product MSVNIRGFSLAEMLIALAVSSILLAGAARILPFLQRQTLQLIADVQLQEALQQLIMVLEKAVRRAGYCNGECQGEPLQIGGQQGSCLLVKWDENSNGKWEGRGRENSEFYGYRRRERSLEMQRGVDSCEGSGWEHLSDPSTLAISGLTFARSGAQIKIRLEGYAVAFPQRKRVVEAWVSGMNLP; this is encoded by the coding sequence GTGTCTGTGAACATCCGTGGGTTTAGCCTGGCTGAAATGTTAATTGCGCTGGCCGTAAGCAGCATTTTGCTCGCCGGCGCCGCACGTATTTTGCCCTTCTTACAACGGCAGACGTTACAACTAATTGCCGATGTTCAGCTACAGGAGGCGCTACAACAACTGATCATGGTCCTTGAGAAAGCTGTGCGGCGGGCGGGGTATTGCAACGGCGAGTGCCAGGGCGAACCGCTGCAGATCGGCGGACAACAGGGTAGTTGTTTACTGGTTAAGTGGGATGAAAACAGTAATGGAAAGTGGGAAGGGCGCGGGCGAGAGAACAGCGAGTTTTACGGCTACCGGCGCCGGGAACGCAGCCTTGAAATGCAACGGGGGGTGGATAGCTGTGAGGGCAGTGGTTGGGAACACCTTTCCGATCCTTCGACACTGGCTATCTCGGGGTTAACCTTCGCGCGCAGCGGAGCACAAATAAAAATTCGTTTAGAAGGGTATGCCGTGGCGTTTCCCCAACGGAAACGAGTGGTGGAAGCTTGGGTGAGTGGAATGAACTTGCCATGA